Proteins encoded together in one Otariodibacter oris window:
- a CDS encoding anaerobic C4-dicarboxylate transporter yields the protein MSVMFLVQFAIVLLCILIGARLGGIGLGVMGGVGLAILSFGFGLEPAGLPIDVMLMIMAVVSAAAAMQAAGGLDYMIKIATAILRRHPKYITFIAPAVTWIFTFFAGTGHVAYSVLPVIAEVSRHNGIRPERPLSMAVIASQFAIVASPIAAAVVAVVHYLEPQGFTLQSVLSVTIPSTILGLFFACIIVNKLGKELKDDPDYQRLLKDPKYVEANHANTAIDNIEITSTAKTSVALFLIGALLVVLMGAIPSLRPSFNGSPMGMAHTIEIVMLSIAAIIILVCKADNHAITQGSVFHAGMRAVIAIFGIAWLGDTLMQAHLGEVKGMVSELVETAPWAFALALFVLSVLVNSQGATVATLFPVAIALGIPAPILIGVFVAVNGYFFIPNYGPIIASIDFDSTGTTKIGKFIFNHSFMIPGLLSMAFSLGFGLLFANLFL from the coding sequence ATGTCTGTCATGTTTTTAGTTCAGTTTGCTATTGTATTACTCTGTATTTTAATCGGTGCTCGCTTAGGCGGTATTGGTTTAGGAGTAATGGGTGGCGTTGGTTTAGCAATCTTATCCTTTGGTTTTGGATTAGAGCCTGCTGGGTTACCTATCGATGTTATGTTAATGATTATGGCTGTCGTTTCAGCTGCAGCTGCAATGCAAGCGGCAGGTGGTTTAGATTATATGATCAAAATCGCAACAGCAATTTTACGTCGCCATCCTAAATATATTACCTTTATCGCACCTGCGGTAACGTGGATATTCACCTTCTTTGCAGGTACAGGACACGTTGCGTATTCTGTGCTTCCTGTAATTGCAGAAGTGAGTCGCCACAATGGTATCCGTCCTGAACGCCCATTATCAATGGCTGTTATCGCTTCACAATTTGCGATTGTTGCTAGTCCAATTGCAGCAGCCGTAGTAGCCGTTGTTCACTATTTAGAGCCACAAGGTTTCACATTACAGAGCGTATTATCTGTAACCATTCCTTCAACAATATTAGGTTTGTTCTTCGCTTGTATTATTGTGAATAAATTGGGTAAAGAGTTAAAAGATGATCCTGATTATCAACGTTTATTGAAAGATCCTAAATACGTTGAAGCAAACCATGCAAATACGGCTATCGATAATATTGAAATTACATCCACAGCAAAAACTTCTGTTGCCTTATTTTTAATTGGTGCCTTGCTTGTTGTATTAATGGGTGCAATTCCTTCTCTTCGTCCAAGCTTTAATGGTTCACCGATGGGAATGGCACATACTATTGAAATTGTAATGCTTTCCATCGCTGCAATTATTATTTTAGTTTGTAAAGCAGACAACCATGCGATTACTCAAGGTTCTGTTTTCCATGCTGGGATGCGTGCAGTGATTGCTATTTTTGGTATTGCATGGTTGGGTGATACATTAATGCAAGCACATTTAGGTGAAGTAAAAGGAATGGTATCTGAATTAGTCGAAACTGCACCGTGGGCATTTGCATTAGCATTATTTGTGCTTTCAGTTTTGGTAAATAGCCAAGGAGCAACTGTTGCAACCCTTTTCCCAGTTGCAATTGCTTTAGGTATTCCTGCACCAATTCTTATTGGGGTGTTCGTAGCCGTAAATGGTTACTTCTTTATTCCAAACTATGGACCAATCATTGCATCTATTGATTTTGATAGCACAGGCACAACGAAAATTGGGAAATTTATTTTCAACCACAGTTTTATGATTCCTGGCTTATTAAGTATGGCATTTAGTTTAGGATTTGGATTACTTTTCGCTAATCTATTTCTTTAA
- the selB gene encoding selenocysteine-specific translation elongation factor yields the protein MIIVTAGHVDHGKTALLQALTGTNTAHLPEEKKRGLTIDLGYAYLPIENDILGFIDVPGHQRFLSNMLAGLGGIQHALLVVSAEEGIKPQTSEHLTILKLLNFSQIMVVITKADRVESSRIEQLISDIQQQYSFLNQSHFFVTSAHTGQGIAELKAHLIELNKSSHLLNKPFRYAIDRVFNVKGAGLVVTGTAIAGQVKIGDELYLSNGEKVRVRNIHAQNQVSAQGLAGQRLALNIVNVDKSDIARGDWLTSLQPNYATDRITVRLFADQMLKENTVVHLYHYASHITGKVNLLNAKQAVRNGEYFAEIILDEPLHIVLGDKLIIRSGDDSQTLAGAEVLEIFSPKRHKRSDERLAYLQKLLQAVTLDDRFALYLSTKAMPLEQLVWQEQVQETEILNLDYNHHGKWLFTSAFQQQIHQRIVDKLTEYHALHNDQLGITKARLHRLSALEQPESLITYFIDELVLTKKLAQTRGWIHTPEHRIEFNAEELQKWAEIRPLFEQTNQALWVRDIANELLADETETRNLLYKAGKLGYLVPIVKDRFLLQEQISIFAQEIKQFIEQNGSISVNQLRDQIGYGRKVTVQLIEYFDRSGFLRRKGNEHLLRDSDIY from the coding sequence ATGATCATCGTTACCGCAGGACACGTAGATCACGGTAAAACGGCATTATTACAGGCACTCACAGGGACAAATACAGCCCATTTGCCCGAAGAAAAAAAGCGTGGGCTGACTATTGATTTAGGCTATGCCTATTTGCCGATTGAAAACGATATTTTAGGTTTTATTGACGTACCGGGACACCAACGTTTTTTATCAAATATGTTGGCGGGATTAGGTGGGATTCAGCACGCCTTATTGGTGGTATCGGCGGAAGAAGGGATCAAACCGCAAACGAGCGAGCATTTAACCATTTTAAAATTGCTAAATTTTTCGCAAATTATGGTGGTCATTACAAAAGCCGATCGTGTTGAATCCTCTCGTATCGAACAACTTATTAGTGATATTCAGCAACAATACTCCTTTCTCAATCAATCACACTTTTTTGTGACTTCGGCTCACACAGGGCAAGGTATTGCAGAATTAAAAGCACATTTAATTGAATTAAATAAATCTAGCCATTTACTTAATAAACCTTTCCGCTATGCGATTGACCGAGTGTTTAATGTCAAAGGTGCAGGACTAGTAGTAACAGGTACAGCGATTGCAGGGCAAGTCAAAATTGGCGATGAATTATATTTATCGAACGGCGAGAAAGTCCGAGTTAGAAATATTCACGCACAAAATCAAGTCTCAGCACAAGGGCTTGCGGGGCAACGTTTAGCCTTAAATATCGTGAATGTGGATAAATCAGATATTGCTCGTGGGGATTGGCTTACTTCGTTGCAACCTAATTATGCGACCGATCGCATTACAGTCCGCTTATTTGCCGATCAAATGTTAAAAGAAAATACTGTCGTGCATCTTTATCATTATGCCAGCCACATTACAGGCAAAGTGAATTTATTAAATGCTAAACAAGCGGTCAGAAATGGTGAATATTTTGCAGAAATTATTTTAGATGAACCACTACATATTGTATTGGGCGATAAACTGATTATTCGCAGTGGGGACGATAGCCAAACCTTAGCAGGTGCAGAAGTTTTAGAAATTTTTTCCCCGAAACGCCACAAACGTAGCGATGAGCGTTTAGCTTATCTCCAAAAGCTATTACAAGCGGTCACTTTAGATGATCGTTTTGCACTTTATTTATCAACCAAAGCAATGCCTCTCGAACAATTAGTGTGGCAAGAGCAAGTACAGGAAACAGAGATATTAAATTTAGATTATAACCATCATGGTAAGTGGTTATTCACTTCTGCCTTTCAGCAACAGATTCACCAACGAATAGTCGATAAACTGACAGAATATCACGCACTACATAACGACCAGTTAGGCATAACTAAAGCTCGTTTACACCGCTTATCAGCTCTTGAACAGCCTGAAAGTTTGATTACTTATTTTATTGATGAATTAGTACTTACCAAAAAGCTGGCTCAAACACGAGGTTGGATTCACACGCCAGAGCATCGCATTGAATTTAATGCAGAAGAATTGCAAAAATGGGCAGAGATCCGACCGCTATTTGAACAAACAAACCAAGCCTTATGGGTACGGGATATAGCGAATGAATTATTAGCGGATGAAACGGAAACCCGAAACTTACTCTATAAAGCAGGTAAGTTGGGCTATCTTGTGCCTATTGTAAAAGATCGCTTTTTGCTACAAGAACAAATTTCTATTTTTGCTCAAGAGATCAAACAATTTATTGAGCAAAATGGCTCAATTTCAGTTAATCAACTACGGGATCAAATTGGCTACGGACGCAAGGTTACTGTGCAATTAATTGAATATTTTGACCGCTCAGGATTTTTACGTAGAAAAGGCAACGAGCATTTGTTGAGGGATAGCGATATTTACTAA
- the selA gene encoding L-seryl-tRNA(Sec) selenium transferase produces the protein MQHLFRSIPSIDKLLKSPIGTDFIAQFGHQAFVEQARKLIEQARKHIQQKSKLPEFLLSESTFLAHLKTQLLAQQQIAMKPVFNLTGTVLHTNLGRSLWSERAVQAATNAMRNNVALEFDIEEGKRSYRDIYISELLHKITGAEAACVVNNNAAAVLLILATFAQGKEVIVSRGELVEIGGAFRIPDIMQQAGCKLVEVGTTNRTHLRDYRNAITENTAFLMKIHTSNFQIQGFTASVSEEELVALGKEYQLPVISDLGSGSLTDMKALNLPAEPMVQQKVASGVDLVSFSGDKLLGGPQAGIIVGKKQWIDQLQKHPLKRVLRCDKVILSALEATLRDYLFPDQLTENLPTLHLLTQSIEQLNEKAQQLKQVLGKRLDSRYILQIEPSLAQIGSGALPTEKIESVALTISSENQRDLLALEQQFKTLPQPIIVRLAQQKMWLDLRSVAQFENLIAMLNDKDNGL, from the coding sequence ATGCAACACTTATTTCGCTCCATTCCTTCTATTGATAAATTGCTAAAAAGTCCAATTGGCACAGATTTTATTGCCCAATTTGGACATCAAGCCTTTGTCGAACAAGCTCGAAAACTGATCGAACAGGCCCGTAAACATATTCAACAAAAAAGTAAATTGCCCGAATTTTTACTGTCTGAATCAACCTTTCTTGCTCACTTAAAAACACAGTTACTCGCTCAACAGCAGATAGCAATGAAACCTGTGTTTAATTTAACGGGAACGGTGTTACATACAAATTTGGGGCGGAGTCTTTGGTCAGAGCGAGCAGTTCAAGCAGCAACTAATGCAATGCGAAATAATGTTGCGTTAGAGTTTGATATTGAAGAAGGTAAACGTAGCTATCGAGATATTTATATTTCTGAATTACTGCACAAAATTACTGGGGCAGAGGCGGCCTGTGTCGTAAACAATAATGCAGCAGCTGTTTTGCTCATATTGGCGACCTTCGCTCAAGGAAAAGAGGTCATCGTTTCTCGTGGTGAATTAGTTGAAATTGGCGGAGCATTCCGTATTCCCGATATTATGCAACAGGCGGGGTGTAAATTGGTTGAAGTCGGCACGACTAACCGCACTCACTTACGTGATTATCGCAATGCCATTACAGAAAATACCGCATTCTTAATGAAAATCCACACCAGTAATTTTCAGATTCAAGGCTTTACCGCCAGTGTCAGTGAAGAGGAGTTAGTTGCGCTCGGAAAAGAGTATCAATTACCTGTTATCAGTGATTTAGGCAGTGGATCACTCACGGATATGAAAGCCTTGAATTTACCAGCTGAACCGATGGTGCAACAAAAAGTCGCCTCGGGTGTTGATTTGGTTTCATTTTCAGGGGATAAATTATTAGGTGGACCTCAAGCGGGTATCATTGTCGGTAAAAAACAATGGATTGATCAGCTCCAAAAACACCCACTAAAACGGGTTTTACGTTGTGATAAAGTGATTCTTTCGGCTTTGGAGGCAACCTTACGTGATTATCTATTTCCCGATCAACTTACGGAAAATTTGCCGACATTGCATTTGCTCACACAATCTATCGAACAATTGAATGAAAAAGCCCAACAGCTTAAACAAGTGTTAGGCAAGCGGTTAGATTCTCGTTATATTTTGCAAATTGAACCGAGTTTGGCTCAAATTGGTAGCGGTGCTTTGCCGACGGAAAAAATAGAATCAGTCGCTTTGACTATTTCGAGTGAAAATCAACGTGATTTATTAGCCCTAGAGCAACAGTTTAAAACCTTACCTCAGCCGATTATCGTTCGCCTTGCTCAACAAAAAATGTGGTTGGATTTACGCAGTGTGGCACAATTTGAAAATTTAATCGCAATGTTAAACGATAAGGACAATGGATTATGA
- the rsfS gene encoding ribosome silencing factor, with amino-acid sequence MENNLTDFLTTTLEGLKAQNIQAIDVKGKSSITDTMIICTGTSSRHVASTANNLIEESKKAGIDVFAQEGKAVADWVVIDFGQAIVHILQNESREIYQLEKLWA; translated from the coding sequence ATAGAAAATAATCTTACCGACTTTCTAACGACTACTTTAGAAGGTTTAAAAGCACAAAATATTCAAGCAATTGATGTTAAAGGAAAATCAAGTATTACTGATACAATGATCATCTGTACAGGTACCTCTAGTCGTCATGTTGCCTCCACAGCTAATAATCTGATCGAAGAAAGTAAAAAAGCAGGCATTGATGTCTTTGCTCAAGAAGGTAAAGCCGTTGCAGATTGGGTTGTGATTGATTTTGGGCAAGCTATTGTGCATATTTTACAAAATGAAAGTCGAGAAATATATCAACTTGAGAAACTTTGGGCATAA
- the rlmH gene encoding 23S rRNA (pseudouridine(1915)-N(3))-methyltransferase RlmH yields the protein MKIKLIAVGTKMPDWVTKGFESYQRRFPKDIPLELIEIPSGKRGKNADIKRILEQEGKAMLAAAGRGLIVTLDIPGKSSTTEQLAQQFEAWKNDGRDVCLLIGGPEGLSPECKSAAEQSWSLSPLTLPHPLVRIVVAESLYRAWSLTTNHPYHRE from the coding sequence ATGAAAATCAAACTAATTGCAGTCGGTACTAAAATGCCAGATTGGGTGACCAAAGGTTTTGAATCTTATCAACGTCGTTTTCCTAAAGATATTCCCTTAGAATTGATTGAAATCCCTTCTGGTAAACGAGGCAAAAATGCCGATATTAAGCGAATTTTAGAACAAGAGGGTAAGGCAATGCTCGCTGCCGCAGGGCGTGGCTTAATTGTTACGCTTGATATTCCAGGAAAGTCCTCTACAACAGAGCAATTAGCACAACAATTTGAAGCATGGAAAAATGATGGGCGAGATGTATGTTTGTTAATTGGTGGACCTGAAGGATTATCACCTGAATGTAAATCAGCGGCAGAGCAAAGTTGGTCTTTATCTCCACTTACTCTACCTCATCCTCTTGTTAGGATCGTCGTGGCAGAAAGTTTATATAGGGCTTGGTCATTGACAACAAATCATCCTTATCATAGAGAATAG
- the mrdA gene encoding penicillin-binding protein 2, with translation MFNISKYGKLTPSKNYEKVRNGRAEANLFIRRAIIAFLGVLGLTGVLVANLYNLQVRDYESYQTRSNGNRIKLLPVPPTRGLIYDRNGKVLAENLTFFGLYIIPEKVENLDETFNELKLLVSLSDEDIENYKKEKVRSSRYTPILLKPNLSEEQIARFAVLQYRFPGLDVHPYFKRTYPYGDILTHILGYVAKINDRDKKRLQDEGRYGDYAGSNDIGKLGIEKFYEEQLHGTTGFEEVEINNRGKVIRKLHDQPAIAGSSVRLTLDIDLQQYVASLIGNHKGAIVVLDPRDSSVLAMVTNPSYDNNLFVDGISSKDYKALLDNEDRPLYSRATQGTYPPASTIKPFMTVAALTEGKITPTSTVFDPGYWILPGTVQKFRDWKKSGHGRTDINKAITESSDTFFYQVAYDMGIDNISTWMKRFGFGMKTGIDIGEESTGVMPSRDWKKSRYKKDWIPGDTISIGIGQGYWIATPLQLAKATAVLINNGQVNTPHLMSEIMSGDIQSYKDPLLYEDIVAPLQYWNIAKTGMYNVVNAPNGTARKAFSGTAYRAAGKSGTAQVFSLKGKNYDKNAVRKNLQDHAWFTSFAPYDKPKVVVSIILENAGGGSSMAAPIARKIIDYVLEHPLDKKTDNLQNNLANSSLSKKNSGELHE, from the coding sequence ATGTTTAATATTAGTAAATATGGAAAATTAACACCATCAAAAAATTATGAAAAAGTCCGCAATGGAAGAGCTGAAGCGAATTTATTTATAAGACGAGCCATTATTGCTTTTTTAGGCGTATTAGGGTTAACTGGTGTGTTGGTTGCAAATTTATATAATTTACAAGTTCGAGATTACGAATCTTACCAAACGCGTTCTAATGGAAATCGTATAAAATTACTACCAGTACCACCAACCCGAGGGTTAATTTATGATAGGAATGGTAAGGTATTAGCTGAGAATCTCACTTTCTTTGGATTGTATATTATTCCAGAAAAAGTGGAAAATTTAGATGAAACATTCAATGAATTGAAGTTATTAGTTAGCTTAAGCGATGAAGATATTGAAAATTATAAAAAAGAGAAAGTAAGATCTTCACGCTATACTCCTATTTTATTAAAACCTAATTTATCAGAAGAACAAATAGCTCGTTTTGCAGTGTTACAGTACCGTTTCCCTGGATTAGATGTACATCCATATTTTAAACGTACTTACCCTTATGGTGATATTCTAACTCATATTTTGGGTTATGTAGCTAAAATCAATGATAGGGATAAAAAGCGATTACAAGATGAAGGGCGATATGGTGATTATGCTGGATCTAATGATATTGGTAAATTGGGTATAGAAAAATTTTACGAAGAGCAACTTCATGGGACGACAGGTTTCGAAGAAGTTGAAATTAACAATCGAGGGAAGGTGATTAGAAAGTTACATGATCAGCCTGCAATCGCAGGTAGTAGTGTGCGTTTAACTCTCGATATTGACCTTCAACAATATGTTGCGAGTTTAATCGGTAATCATAAAGGCGCTATTGTTGTTCTTGACCCAAGAGATAGTAGTGTTTTAGCTATGGTAACAAATCCAAGTTATGACAATAATTTGTTTGTTGATGGAATTTCGAGTAAAGATTACAAAGCATTATTAGACAATGAGGATCGCCCTCTATATAGCCGTGCAACTCAAGGAACTTATCCTCCAGCATCAACGATTAAGCCATTTATGACGGTTGCTGCTTTAACAGAAGGGAAAATAACTCCAACATCAACAGTTTTTGATCCTGGTTATTGGATATTACCTGGCACAGTACAAAAATTCCGTGATTGGAAAAAAAGTGGGCATGGTAGAACTGATATTAATAAAGCGATTACAGAATCTTCCGATACATTTTTTTACCAAGTTGCTTATGATATGGGAATTGATAATATTTCTACTTGGATGAAACGCTTTGGGTTTGGCATGAAGACTGGTATTGATATTGGTGAAGAGTCAACAGGTGTTATGCCATCAAGAGATTGGAAAAAAAGTCGTTATAAAAAGGATTGGATACCTGGAGATACGATTTCTATTGGTATTGGCCAAGGATATTGGATTGCAACACCCCTGCAGCTAGCAAAAGCGACAGCTGTTTTAATTAATAATGGTCAAGTTAATACGCCTCATTTGATGAGTGAAATTATGTCTGGTGACATTCAGTCTTATAAAGATCCATTGTTATATGAGGATATTGTTGCTCCACTACAATATTGGAATATTGCAAAAACAGGAATGTATAATGTGGTAAACGCTCCAAATGGTACTGCAAGAAAGGCTTTTAGTGGAACGGCTTATCGTGCGGCTGGAAAATCTGGAACGGCACAGGTATTTAGCTTAAAAGGTAAAAACTATGATAAAAATGCTGTCAGAAAGAATTTGCAGGATCATGCATGGTTTACTTCTTTTGCACCCTACGATAAACCAAAAGTTGTAGTTTCTATTATCTTGGAAAATGCAGGTGGTGGTTCTAGTATGGCGGCGCCAATTGCCCGTAAGATAATTGATTATGTATTAGAACACCCATTAGATAAAAAAACGGATAATTTGCAAAATAATTTAGCAAACTCTTCGCTTTCAAAAAAGAATAGTGGGGAATTGCATGAATAA
- the rodA gene encoding rod shape-determining protein RodA, with protein MNKSFLSRCWKIFSLDLLLLLGLFAITGYGLLVLYSASGANETMFVNRLIQVSLGMGLMILMALFPPMFYQKISPYIYVLCITLLILVDITGEISKGAQRWLNLGFIRFQPSEIAKLSVPLMVATYLGNRALPPNFKDTIIALAIIIFPTLLVATQPDLGTAILICAAGLFVLFLAGLSWKLILAGVVFLAGFIPIMWFYLMHDYQKTRVLTLLDPEKDPLGAGYHIIQSKIAIGSGGLEGKGWMEGTQSQLEFLPEPHTDFIFAVLGEEHGLIGVLILLSVYLFIIARGLTIGAKATSTFGRIISGGTALLFFVYVFVNIGMVSGILPVVGVPLPLVSYGGTSYVTLMAAFGLMMSVYVHRDQKDKNNPYNQLK; from the coding sequence ATGAATAAATCATTTTTATCTAGATGTTGGAAAATATTTTCACTAGATTTATTACTTTTACTCGGTCTATTTGCGATTACAGGATATGGATTGCTCGTGCTTTATAGTGCAAGTGGAGCAAATGAAACTATGTTTGTTAATAGATTAATACAAGTATCTCTAGGTATGGGGTTGATGATATTAATGGCACTATTCCCCCCCATGTTTTATCAAAAAATTTCCCCATATATTTATGTATTATGTATTACTTTATTGATTTTAGTTGATATAACAGGTGAAATTAGTAAAGGAGCACAAAGGTGGCTGAATTTAGGTTTTATCCGTTTTCAACCATCTGAAATTGCAAAATTATCTGTACCATTGATGGTGGCTACTTATTTAGGTAATCGAGCTTTACCACCAAATTTTAAAGATACAATTATTGCTCTAGCAATAATCATTTTTCCAACATTATTAGTCGCAACTCAACCAGATTTAGGTACAGCAATACTAATTTGTGCTGCGGGATTATTTGTTTTATTTTTAGCTGGTTTAAGTTGGAAATTGATTTTAGCGGGAGTTGTATTTCTTGCTGGATTCATTCCAATTATGTGGTTTTATCTCATGCATGATTATCAAAAGACAAGGGTTCTAACATTACTAGATCCAGAGAAGGATCCTTTAGGTGCAGGGTATCACATTATTCAATCAAAAATCGCGATCGGTTCTGGTGGTCTTGAAGGTAAAGGTTGGATGGAGGGTACACAATCTCAATTAGAATTCTTACCTGAACCTCATACAGATTTTATTTTTGCGGTACTAGGCGAGGAACATGGCTTAATTGGCGTGTTAATTTTACTTAGTGTTTATTTATTTATTATTGCAAGAGGATTAACAATAGGAGCAAAGGCAACTTCTACTTTCGGTCGGATTATTTCCGGTGGAACAGCATTGCTTTTCTTTGTTTATGTCTTCGTAAATATCGGCATGGTAAGTGGTATTCTACCTGTTGTTGGTGTTCCTTTACCATTAGTAAGTTATGGTGGAACTTCATATGTCACTCTGATGGCTGCATTTGGATTAATGATGTCAGTTTATGTTCATCGAGATCAAAAAGACAAAAATAATCCATACAATCAACTAAAATAA
- a CDS encoding septal ring lytic transglycosylase RlpA family protein — MMFRKIIALLLSTLILFSVNTVQAKTEKTSTTVTKKVTNTKKKSAVKKVSKSKEKAPTKQVVNNKKTTKKAPTKKVVKKTPPKKVTKANKKTATKKVVPKKKVLAKKATPKKKKTKKTTASNETKKLYGVKGDKLSYVKVNNKVSSYTIKGQTHTTINKENSRQFSQKGIASYYGTKFHGKKTANGEIYDKNAFTAAHKTLALGSYALVTNLKNGRKVIVRINDRGPFSNGRVIDLSVAAAREIGMLNAGTAQVKIEALQVDRQGYISGKGVSTLMNLAKKEGLPLKVKGKGNYLAIKADIR; from the coding sequence ATGATGTTTCGTAAAATAATTGCACTATTGTTATCGACGTTAATTTTATTTAGTGTTAATACTGTTCAAGCAAAAACAGAAAAAACATCCACGACAGTTACAAAAAAAGTAACTAATACAAAGAAAAAATCGGCTGTAAAAAAGGTATCGAAATCGAAGGAAAAAGCGCCTACCAAGCAAGTAGTAAATAATAAAAAAACAACCAAAAAGGCGCCAACCAAAAAAGTTGTTAAGAAAACGCCACCTAAAAAAGTTACTAAGGCAAATAAAAAGACTGCAACTAAGAAAGTCGTACCTAAAAAGAAAGTACTAGCTAAGAAAGCTACACCCAAAAAGAAAAAAACGAAAAAAACAACGGCAAGTAATGAAACGAAAAAACTGTATGGTGTAAAAGGGGATAAACTTTCTTATGTTAAAGTAAATAATAAAGTTTCTAGTTATACAATTAAAGGGCAAACACATACGACGATTAATAAAGAGAATTCTCGTCAATTTAGTCAAAAGGGAATCGCAAGCTATTATGGAACAAAGTTTCATGGTAAGAAAACAGCAAATGGTGAAATTTATGATAAAAATGCTTTTACCGCAGCACATAAGACATTAGCTTTAGGTTCTTATGCATTAGTGACTAATTTGAAAAATGGAAGAAAAGTAATAGTTAGAATTAATGATCGTGGTCCATTTAGTAATGGTCGAGTGATAGATCTTTCTGTTGCTGCAGCTCGTGAAATAGGTATGTTGAATGCAGGTACAGCCCAAGTAAAAATAGAGGCGTTACAGGTTGATCGCCAAGGTTATATTTCAGGAAAGGGTGTATCTACCTTAATGAATTTAGCCAAAAAAGAGGGACTTCCTTTAAAAGTAAAAGGTAAAGGGAACTACTTGGCAATTAAAGCTGACATACGATAA
- a CDS encoding serine hydrolase, giving the protein MLKTQLIKSTILSTLIFSGLSYAETSFDLAAPQINAQTYILMDYNSGAVLASLNPDQRQYPASLTKMMTSYVIGTALKSGQIKNSDLVTITDSSWGKNFPGSSKMFLNLNQKVSVADLNRGIIVVSGNDASVALAEYISGSQQTFIDTMNKYVQEFGLQNTNFATVHGLDDPNQYSSARDIAIIGSHIIRDLPEEYKIYAEKDFTFNNIKQPNRNGLLWDKTMNVDGMKTGHTDKAGYNLVASAYNTNTRLISVVMGVETLKGREAESKKLLQWGFANFETVKSLSAGQNVSEQTIYYGDLNKVELGTLKDSFITVPKGKTGELKARYELDKKNLEAPLVKGQVVGKIIYQLNDKPIASIDLQVMQDVAEAGMFGKAWDWVILTIKGLFN; this is encoded by the coding sequence ATGTTAAAAACTCAATTAATTAAATCAACAATTTTATCCACCCTGATTTTTTCAGGGTTAAGCTATGCAGAAACATCTTTTGATCTTGCAGCTCCTCAAATTAATGCTCAAACCTACATTTTAATGGATTATAACTCGGGGGCTGTATTAGCAAGTTTAAATCCTGATCAACGTCAATATCCAGCAAGTTTAACAAAAATGATGACAAGTTATGTCATTGGTACTGCTTTGAAATCTGGTCAAATTAAGAATAGTGATCTTGTTACTATTACTGATAGTTCGTGGGGAAAAAATTTCCCTGGATCATCTAAAATGTTTTTAAATCTAAATCAAAAGGTTTCTGTCGCAGATCTTAATAGAGGTATTATTGTTGTCTCAGGTAATGATGCATCAGTAGCTCTTGCGGAATATATTTCAGGTTCCCAACAAACCTTTATTGATACAATGAATAAATATGTACAAGAATTTGGTTTGCAAAATACCAATTTTGCTACAGTACATGGATTGGATGATCCTAATCAATACTCATCAGCAAGAGATATTGCAATTATTGGTAGTCATATTATTCGTGATTTACCAGAAGAGTATAAAATATATGCTGAAAAAGATTTTACATTCAATAATATTAAGCAGCCAAACCGTAATGGATTGTTATGGGATAAAACAATGAATGTGGATGGCATGAAGACTGGTCATACTGATAAAGCTGGTTATAACTTAGTTGCTTCTGCTTATAACACTAATACTCGGCTTATTTCAGTAGTAATGGGAGTTGAAACTCTTAAAGGTAGAGAAGCAGAAAGTAAAAAACTTTTACAATGGGGATTTGCAAACTTTGAAACAGTAAAATCACTTTCAGCTGGACAAAATGTGTCGGAACAAACTATCTATTATGGGGACCTTAATAAGGTTGAATTAGGTACACTTAAGGATAGTTTCATTACTGTGCCAAAAGGTAAAACTGGAGAGTTAAAAGCTCGTTATGAATTAGATAAGAAGAATCTAGAAGCACCATTAGTAAAAGGTCAAGTTGTCGGTAAAATTATTTATCAATTAAATGACAAACCTATTGCAAGTATTGATTTACAAGTTATGCAAGATGTTGCCGAAGCTGGAATGTTTGGAAAAGCGTGGGATTGGGTTATATTAACGATTAAAGGACTATTCAATTAA